The following are from one region of the Salvia splendens isolate huo1 chromosome 2, SspV2, whole genome shotgun sequence genome:
- the LOC121764800 gene encoding putative E3 ubiquitin-protein ligase XBAT31 isoform X2 produces the protein MGQGLRCRELEDTELFNAVQNGEIDTVEALAAEAPNLLTIKTAHGRLSALHVAAAYGRLEVLSMLLDRFGNPDILNRHKQTPLMLAAIHGKLSCVERLIQAGANVLLFDTLHGRTCLHYAAYYGHSDCLQLILSAGNSTPVSQSWGFSRFVNVRDGSGATPLHLAARQKRTDCVHILLSSGALVCASTGGYSTPLHLAARGGSLDCVRELLARGADRLQRDSSGRIPYMVAVKHKHDACAALLNPLAPEPLTWPSPLKFISELNPDAKSLLEKALIEANKKREKAILTETPCTAQSLPYSGGIDDESEGGDAELCCICFEQVCTIEVQNCSHEMCAHCVLALCCHSKPNSSSKIPVCPFCRSTITRLAVAKTKIDTKTELEPAPAKPRARISLNLGEGSSSFKSLSSLSSFGRLGRSSGKVVAECDHEMVKA, from the exons ATGGGGCAAGGACTCAGATGCAGGGAGCTCGAGGATACTGAGCTGTTCAACGCAGTTCAGAACGGAGAGATTGACACTGTCGAAGCGCTGGCCGCGGAAGCCCCAAATCTCTTGACGATCAAAACTGCTCACGGCCGGCTCTCCGCGCTCCACGTGGCAGCTGCCTATGGGCGCCTCGAG GTTCTTTCTATGCTTCTAGATCGGTTCGGGAATCCAGATATCTTGAATCGGCACAAACAG ACTCCATTGATGTTAGCTGCGATTCACGGCAAGCTCTCCTGCGTGGAAAGGCTTATTCAAGCAGGAGCTAAT GTATTATTATTTGATACATTACATGGGAGAACATGTTTGCATTATGCAGCTTATTATGGTCACTCAGATTGCCTCCAATTGATTCTTTCTGCTGGCAATTCCACCCCAGTTTCTCAATCTTG GGGATTTTCAAGATTTGTTAATGTCAGAGACGGTAGTGGTGCAACCCCATTGCATTTAGCTGCCCGGCAAAAGCGCACAGATTGTGTTCACATTCTACTAAGCAGTGGAGCTCTCGTCTGTGCTTCTACGGGTGGATATAG CACGCCTCTGCATCTGGCTGCTCGTGGAGGCTCATTGGACTGTGTTCGTGAATTGCTTGCCCGCGGTGCTGATAGACTTCAAAGAGATTCATCCGG GAGAATACCTTACATGGTTGCTGTGAAGCACAAACATGACGCATGTGCTGCTTTGTTGAACCCTTTGGCACCAGAGCCTCTAACTTGGCCATCACCATTGAAGTTCATTAGTGAGCTCAATCCCGATGCAAAATCCTTGCTAGAGAAAGCCCTGATCGAAGCCaacaaaaagagagaaaaggcCATCTTGACAGAAACACCTTGTACTGCTCAATCACTCCCATATTCTGGTGGAATTGACGATGAATCTGAG GGTGGAGATGCGGAGCTATGCTGCATTTGCTTCGAGCAGGTGTGTACAATCGAGGTGCAAAACTGCAGTCATGAGATGTGTGCTCATTGCGTTCTAGCCCTTTGCTGTCACAGCAAACCCAATTCCTCTTCCAAGATTCCAGTCTGCCCCTTCTGCCGAAGCACCATCACTCGACTAGCTGTTGCCAAGACCAAAATCGACACCAAAACAGAGTTGGAGCCGGCTCCTGCAAAGCCAAGAGCAAGAATATCACTTAATCTTGGTGAAGGGAGCAGCAGCTTCAAGAGTTTGTCGTCACTGAGCTCGTTTGGGAGGTTAGGGCGCAGCTCCGGGAAGGTCGTTGCAGAGTGCGACCACGAGATGGTTAAGGCGTGA
- the LOC121764800 gene encoding putative E3 ubiquitin-protein ligase XBAT31 isoform X1: protein MGQGLRCRELEDTELFNAVQNGEIDTVEALAAEAPNLLTIKTAHGRLSALHVAAAYGRLEVLSMLLDRFGNPDILNRHKQTPLMLAAIHGKLSCVERLIQAGANVLLFDTLHGRTCLHYAAYYGHSDCLQLILSAGNSTPVSQSWGFSRFVNVRDGSGATPLHLAARQKRTDCVHILLSSGALVCASTGGYSYPGSTPLHLAARGGSLDCVRELLARGADRLQRDSSGRIPYMVAVKHKHDACAALLNPLAPEPLTWPSPLKFISELNPDAKSLLEKALIEANKKREKAILTETPCTAQSLPYSGGIDDESEGGDAELCCICFEQVCTIEVQNCSHEMCAHCVLALCCHSKPNSSSKIPVCPFCRSTITRLAVAKTKIDTKTELEPAPAKPRARISLNLGEGSSSFKSLSSLSSFGRLGRSSGKVVAECDHEMVKA, encoded by the exons ATGGGGCAAGGACTCAGATGCAGGGAGCTCGAGGATACTGAGCTGTTCAACGCAGTTCAGAACGGAGAGATTGACACTGTCGAAGCGCTGGCCGCGGAAGCCCCAAATCTCTTGACGATCAAAACTGCTCACGGCCGGCTCTCCGCGCTCCACGTGGCAGCTGCCTATGGGCGCCTCGAG GTTCTTTCTATGCTTCTAGATCGGTTCGGGAATCCAGATATCTTGAATCGGCACAAACAG ACTCCATTGATGTTAGCTGCGATTCACGGCAAGCTCTCCTGCGTGGAAAGGCTTATTCAAGCAGGAGCTAAT GTATTATTATTTGATACATTACATGGGAGAACATGTTTGCATTATGCAGCTTATTATGGTCACTCAGATTGCCTCCAATTGATTCTTTCTGCTGGCAATTCCACCCCAGTTTCTCAATCTTG GGGATTTTCAAGATTTGTTAATGTCAGAGACGGTAGTGGTGCAACCCCATTGCATTTAGCTGCCCGGCAAAAGCGCACAGATTGTGTTCACATTCTACTAAGCAGTGGAGCTCTCGTCTGTGCTTCTACGGGTGGATATAG CTATCCTGGTAGCACGCCTCTGCATCTGGCTGCTCGTGGAGGCTCATTGGACTGTGTTCGTGAATTGCTTGCCCGCGGTGCTGATAGACTTCAAAGAGATTCATCCGG GAGAATACCTTACATGGTTGCTGTGAAGCACAAACATGACGCATGTGCTGCTTTGTTGAACCCTTTGGCACCAGAGCCTCTAACTTGGCCATCACCATTGAAGTTCATTAGTGAGCTCAATCCCGATGCAAAATCCTTGCTAGAGAAAGCCCTGATCGAAGCCaacaaaaagagagaaaaggcCATCTTGACAGAAACACCTTGTACTGCTCAATCACTCCCATATTCTGGTGGAATTGACGATGAATCTGAG GGTGGAGATGCGGAGCTATGCTGCATTTGCTTCGAGCAGGTGTGTACAATCGAGGTGCAAAACTGCAGTCATGAGATGTGTGCTCATTGCGTTCTAGCCCTTTGCTGTCACAGCAAACCCAATTCCTCTTCCAAGATTCCAGTCTGCCCCTTCTGCCGAAGCACCATCACTCGACTAGCTGTTGCCAAGACCAAAATCGACACCAAAACAGAGTTGGAGCCGGCTCCTGCAAAGCCAAGAGCAAGAATATCACTTAATCTTGGTGAAGGGAGCAGCAGCTTCAAGAGTTTGTCGTCACTGAGCTCGTTTGGGAGGTTAGGGCGCAGCTCCGGGAAGGTCGTTGCAGAGTGCGACCACGAGATGGTTAAGGCGTGA
- the LOC121764800 gene encoding putative E3 ubiquitin-protein ligase XBAT31 isoform X3, protein MGQGLRCRELEDTELFNAVQNGEIDTVEALAAEAPNLLTIKTAHGRLSALHVAAAYGRLEVLSMLLDRFGNPDILNRHKQTPLMLAAIHGKLSCVERLIQAGANVLLFDTLHGRTCLHYAAYYGHSDCLQLILSAGNSTPVSQSWGFSRFVNVRDGSGATPLHLAARQKRTDCVHILLSSGALVCASTGGYSYPGSTPLHLAARGGSLDCVRELLARGADRLQRDSSGRIPYMVAVKHKHDACAALLNPLAPEPLTWPSPLKFISELNPDAKSLLEKALIEANKKREKAILTETPCTAQSLPYSGGIDDESEVIRVEMRSYAAFASSRCVQSRCKTAVMRCVLIAF, encoded by the exons ATGGGGCAAGGACTCAGATGCAGGGAGCTCGAGGATACTGAGCTGTTCAACGCAGTTCAGAACGGAGAGATTGACACTGTCGAAGCGCTGGCCGCGGAAGCCCCAAATCTCTTGACGATCAAAACTGCTCACGGCCGGCTCTCCGCGCTCCACGTGGCAGCTGCCTATGGGCGCCTCGAG GTTCTTTCTATGCTTCTAGATCGGTTCGGGAATCCAGATATCTTGAATCGGCACAAACAG ACTCCATTGATGTTAGCTGCGATTCACGGCAAGCTCTCCTGCGTGGAAAGGCTTATTCAAGCAGGAGCTAAT GTATTATTATTTGATACATTACATGGGAGAACATGTTTGCATTATGCAGCTTATTATGGTCACTCAGATTGCCTCCAATTGATTCTTTCTGCTGGCAATTCCACCCCAGTTTCTCAATCTTG GGGATTTTCAAGATTTGTTAATGTCAGAGACGGTAGTGGTGCAACCCCATTGCATTTAGCTGCCCGGCAAAAGCGCACAGATTGTGTTCACATTCTACTAAGCAGTGGAGCTCTCGTCTGTGCTTCTACGGGTGGATATAG CTATCCTGGTAGCACGCCTCTGCATCTGGCTGCTCGTGGAGGCTCATTGGACTGTGTTCGTGAATTGCTTGCCCGCGGTGCTGATAGACTTCAAAGAGATTCATCCGG GAGAATACCTTACATGGTTGCTGTGAAGCACAAACATGACGCATGTGCTGCTTTGTTGAACCCTTTGGCACCAGAGCCTCTAACTTGGCCATCACCATTGAAGTTCATTAGTGAGCTCAATCCCGATGCAAAATCCTTGCTAGAGAAAGCCCTGATCGAAGCCaacaaaaagagagaaaaggcCATCTTGACAGAAACACCTTGTACTGCTCAATCACTCCCATATTCTGGTGGAATTGACGATGAATCTGAGGTAATCAG GGTGGAGATGCGGAGCTATGCTGCATTTGCTTCGAGCAGGTGTGTACAATCGAGGTGCAAAACTGCAGTCATGAGATGTGTGCTCATTGCGTTCTAG